The genomic window GGCAGCATTTCCTTATGTGGATTCTTTCGTAGCAGTCGCGAGTATTATTGCAAATACACTGATGGCAAAAAGGATATTGGAAAACTGGATAATTTGGATTGTTGTGAATATTATTTGTGTTTTTCTCTATTTCCAAAAACATATTTTGTTTGTGTCGTTCGAATATTTAATATTTTTGGGTCTGGCGGTTTATGGATTTTGGCATTGGAAGCAAATTCACTTCAAAGAATTATCCGTACAAAAATAAAATCCTTCTGCTTTCTTTTTTTGATGAGTATGGATTGATATCACCATAAATTTTGAATTTACTGCATCAGCAAATGAAGATATTCAGAAACATAGTTATTTCATTGCCTCTGATCAAGTTGATCCAAACCCCGAAGCATATCTTTCAAAAGATAATCAGGTTCTTCCAGTCCTATGTAAAATCTTACCATCCGATGACTTTCATCATCGGGATTAAAATCATCCGGTTGTATCCCAGCGCATCTTGGAATCACCAGACTTTCGTGACCGCCCCAGCTCACTGCAATCAAAAATGTTTCAAGCCTTTCACAAAATTGTTCAATCTTTTTTTGTCTGCGCTCCTTAAGTACCAAAGTCATCAATCCACATGCTCCGGACATCTGTTTTTTTGCCAGAGAATATTGAGGGAATGTTGCGTCAAAAGGAAAAATCATTCTATCTATGGCGGGATGATTTCTGAGGCCATCCATGACTTTGTTCATTGAGTTTTGCAGGCGATCCAATCGTGCCGGTAAAGTGCGCAATCCTCGCAACAATAACCATGCATTGAATGCCTGAATGCCATTCCCTGCAAGCAAATACTCCAATTGGAATATCCTGCGGATATGTTCATGAGATCCACACAACACTCCGGCTACGGTATCGCTGTGTCCACCTATATATTTTGTTGCTGATTGGATACTGATGTCTATTCCCATGGCAATGGGTTTCTGATAGATAGGGCTGCAGTAGCTGTTGTCACAAATTGTCATGATATTTTTTGATCTGGCGAGTTGAGCCAGCAGTGACAGATCCTGTATGGCATAATCCCAGCTGTTTGGAGATTCCAGGTAAATTATTTTAGTATTTTCTCTAATTGCATTCTGAAAATTTTCAACATTCTTTCCATCTACATAACTGGTATGTACACCAAACTTTGGTAAGAACAAATCAAAACATTTCTGAGCCCAACTGTAGGGATTTTTCACAGAAATGATGTGATCACCATTTTGAATAAAAGGTATTACAGAACAGAAGATAGCAGCGGCACCACTGTTGAATACCAGACAATCTTCAGCTTCATCCAGAGCAGCCAATTTTTTTCTTAGAATATCAACGGTCGGATTCATTCCCCTGGAGTAAAGATATCCGCTGGATTCATCAGCAAAGAGATTTCTCAGTTCATCAATAGTTTTGACTGCAAAGTTGGAAGTCTGTATAATCGGTGGAGCTATGGCACCAAAATATTGATCTCTTTCTTCAGCTAAATGGTTGAGTATATAGGATAATTCCATTTACGATTTCTTGTTTTTAAAAATAAAATAAAGCCCTGTGAATATCAGGAATACGATCGTCCCCGTCAAAGCCATTTCAGGTCTTGTTTTAATCAAGGTGTAGGTTACAAATAAGTAGCATATAATAAATATTATAGTGGGAAGGGGAAATAATTTCATTTTGTACAAACTGTTTGCTCCCTGTGGTTCAACGTTGTTTTTTCTGAAAATAAATAAAGTGGCCGAGGCGAACACCATTCCAATAGAATCCAGAAACATTGTAAAGCCAAGCAATTTTTCAAAGGTGTTCGCAAAAAACAGAATGACGATCACCAACAAAGTGAATACGCTTAGACTGGCTACAAATACGTTTTTTTGATTTTGTTGTTTGAATATATTGGGCAATGCGCCATCACGCGACATCGCAAACATCACCCTTGGATTTGTCAACAGCATGACATCTACATAAGCAAGTACAGCAAAAAATAACAATAAAGCGATCAGATATTGTCCTGTCTCACCAAATAGTTTTCCGCATATGATGGCTGCTACTCCTTTTGTTGATTTTAAATCCTCGAAGCCGATGACTTTGACGTAGGCAATGTTGACGAGCAGATACAATACCAGCACTATCAAAATACCACTGATGATCCCTCTGGGCAGCGTATGTGAAGGTCTGTCCACCTCTTCACCAAAATTGATGGCTTGTTGATATCCTCCATAGGTAAAACATATTGCGATCAATGCTGCTCCCAAAGAGGAAAGACTATCACCATTCCACTCTGGAAATTGAATTGGCACCGGTACCGGATGATGATAATGTGGAAAGAAAAGTGAAAAAATCAACATCAGCAATATTCCTATTTTGATTGCCATCAAGACATTGAGAATTCTGGACGAAATTTTTAATCCACTCAAATTGACGGCATAAAAAAGCGCAATGGAACCAATAGCTATCATCGATCTGGCATTGTCACTCAGTTGCCAACTTGGAAATGCAGACGAGAGATATTCGCTCCCAATAAGTGCTACTCCTGCCAATGCGGCGGCATTGGATATAATAATGACACAGTTGA from Saprospiraceae bacterium includes these protein-coding regions:
- a CDS encoding aminotransferase class V-fold PLP-dependent enzyme, which codes for MELSYILNHLAEERDQYFGAIAPPIIQTSNFAVKTIDELRNLFADESSGYLYSRGMNPTVDILRKKLAALDEAEDCLVFNSGAAAIFCSVIPFIQNGDHIISVKNPYSWAQKCFDLFLPKFGVHTSYVDGKNVENFQNAIRENTKIIYLESPNSWDYAIQDLSLLAQLARSKNIMTICDNSYCSPIYQKPIAMGIDISIQSATKYIGGHSDTVAGVLCGSHEHIRRIFQLEYLLAGNGIQAFNAWLLLRGLRTLPARLDRLQNSMNKVMDGLRNHPAIDRMIFPFDATFPQYSLAKKQMSGACGLMTLVLKERRQKKIEQFCERLETFLIAVSWGGHESLVIPRCAGIQPDDFNPDDESHRMVRFYIGLEEPDYLLKDMLRGLDQLDQRQ
- a CDS encoding APC family permease translates to MQSDHKLKVYSITMITVGLVIGLGIFRTATDSAQASLNPGIYFSAWILGGIIAICGALTFAEIGSRYPNTGGYYQIFAYAYHPALAFALNCVIIISNAAALAGVALIGSEYLSSAFPSWQLSDNARSMIAIGSIALFYAVNLSGLKISSRILNVLMAIKIGILLMLIFSLFFPHYHHPVPVPIQFPEWNGDSLSSLGAALIAICFTYGGYQQAINFGEEVDRPSHTLPRGIISGILIVLVLYLLVNIAYVKVIGFEDLKSTKGVAAIICGKLFGETGQYLIALLLFFAVLAYVDVMLLTNPRVMFAMSRDGALPNIFKQQNQKNVFVASLSVFTLLVIVILFFANTFEKLLGFTMFLDSIGMVFASATLFIFRKNNVEPQGANSLYKMKLFPLPTIIFIICYLFVTYTLIKTRPEMALTGTIVFLIFTGLYFIFKNKKS